Genomic DNA from Hordeum vulgare subsp. vulgare chromosome 2H, MorexV3_pseudomolecules_assembly, whole genome shotgun sequence:
TGATAGAACAATATTCCCAGGAAAATGTTAAAATGAATTGGTAAATACTAATTACCATCATCAGCAATTTCACTTGTGCAGCTGACATCAGAACTCTCTACTTCTGGGGCATATTGGTCCAGAAACAATTCAATTGTCCTCCAGTAGCGGTCCCCTCCAGAAATCCAGGTATCCATATGCATACCACTGGGAAAATCAACAAACCTACAATTCCTGTTATGTTCAACAGCTTTGTCATACAGCATCCTCATGTGTGAAGGGGGAACCAGTTCATCTTGCAATCCAGAAAGGAAGAGAATGGGTTGTTTGACctgcattgacatgcaaaaattaGGCAACGGATAACACACAGCATTGGGCTAAAATAAAGATCTGAGAACTGCAGAATGGCATAAATACAGAATTGAAACCTTACGGCTTAACAGATTATGATTATTTCTGAAGATGGGACGGACTAAAATAAAGATTTGAGAACAGCAGAATAGCATAAATACAGATTTGGAATCTTACAGCTTAACAATAATATAGGTTCATTTTTTTGGTGTAATCTTCGAATACAAAGTCCAAAAGAATAAAAGCAAACTATTTGAATCACAAGCAGATCAACactataattttttccagaagatCAAAAATAAGAATACGGAAGTTGTAACCAAGCATGAAAACAACATCGTATAAAATGTTAATTTAAACCAACCCCCAAAACTCACCTCTGCAACAACATCAAGTGTACTCCATGGAGAGCGAACAACACAGTTAAGAAGTTTTGGGCCTTTGGCAGAACTGCCGCCTATGAACCATCTTAAGAAGGGCAGCATGATACCAGCCATATCCAATATAgatgtaaaagtattttccaataTTAGAGCAGACACCTGCAACATAGAACAATATCTAgcaagatcattgtcaattgcaaaGGCCAAAGCTTATAGCACCTCTATAGATGTTATTAGCTTACTAAAATATGACCTAAATCATGTTGCCTAACCACATGACTGAGTTCACAGCCGTAAAATCTAAAGAGCCTGCTTTATTAAGATGTCCCATGTTGATCACAAAAGTAAAGTGTTGGTtggacataatttcctttaatgggtgACCGAGATCTGGGGACTGTTTTTGGGTATTTAAGTTATTGAGTTCTGGCCAATCAAGATGGAAGGGGAAAGAAAGATCTGGGTCTGttgttttttttctctcttttcaagTAAAACTTCTCTCCTATATGCTGCCTCACATCATTTGATTTTCAGCATAGTAATCAAGACTGTAACCACCTATCTGCTGTCAACAATGGGCATGATCATATGTCATCACTTGATTTTCAGCATATTGTAACAGTCTTAACATTCTTCACAATCTTCTGGCAAGATCTCTAGCAGAATAATCTCATAGAAGGTAGTCTACATCTTAACTACATGAAAATCTAAGTCTAGTTTATGAACATATGCATGTTTTGAATGTTGATCCAACGAAATTTGTTCAATAATAGAAGCGCAGTGGAGGATACTGCCATCACAAATCCAATAGCAGAGAGATCAAATGAACCTATTCTCACTTCTCTACAACAATATGCATAGACAAATCAGTTTACAATGAGTACCTTGTCAGGATTGTTCTTTGCAAGAACTGATCCAACAGCACCTCCTAAAGATCTCCCAAAGATAACTATCCTGGATGTGTCAATGTCCTTCCTCTGAAGTAGATGATCAAGCGCAGCCTATCAAAAGAAGAGCTGTAAGAAGAGTAAACAGAACCCCAAAAGtgagaacaaaacaaaaaatcaagAAACAACAAACCTGTGCATCTTTTGTGATGCCACTCTGAGAAGGATAACCTTCACTCTCACCATACCTACAGACATGATCAAAGTTCAGgtcactaataaatggaagaaatTGAAGACATTTGTATCACATACTGAGAGATTCAAGAAAAAAAAGAATGAAACAAAGATAATAGAAATGGTTTATACTGTGGAGAACCATACCCTCTATAAGAAAGCATAAACACATTGCACTGTAGCCGCTGCATCATTAGTCGAACGCATTCCAAACGATGTGCAATATCTATAACATGTGAAGGATTTTAACAAAGTATAGCTTCAGCACAATCTTTGCCATCAATTAGATATAATTTTATGAGATTAATTTTCATGTCCATAAAAAGAAATTCAGGATACTGCCGGCATTTTCCTGGAAGAACAGAATGGTTGGACCTGCATCAGGAAAACACTATGAAACAAACGACAATGTGGGAACAAAACAAATGTAGAGTTGAGAACAAACTGAAGATTGAGTACAATAGTTACTAAGCATACATACACTATATCAATTTCATGCTATCAGTGATGTAGGAAATGGGAGAGGACTGAAGCTCTGAAGATGACTCTTTTTGTGAAATACTCTCTTAAAACTCTTGTTTTCATATAATTATCAAGCATCACAAACACCTAGTTATAGAACAATATCTAATAAATAAATACACCAGCAAATGATGTGGCCAATGAGATATAGACAAGAAGAAGTGTATCTCATTTGATGCGTTGACAAGATCAGCTGTAGTAGATACCACTAGCTAGAGGAAACTAGCACATGAATGCAAATTCTAGTTTTGCAGATAGTTGGCCAGCTGGTCCAGTTACGCATTTGGGGCCAACGACTAAAAGGCGAAGGTGATTAGGAGAAAGTAGGTTCAGCGCAGCGCCAAGCCGCTTTTCAAGGGAAGAGACAAATGTGTTTGACATGCCAAAGTATTTTGAACGTACACGTGGCAATTGCATATTTCTCGTCCACAGATCTACGCCAATATTTCCCATCTCTTCCTGCTTTGAACCAAATCATGGTTCACATGAACTTATATATAGTCATGCATGCCTTTATATATGGTCAGAAAGCTTATTGGGTATACTTTCTAAACTTGCACAACTTTCAAAACTAACCCGTAGAAATAAACGGTAGAAAACTAAATCAACAACCATGGAACGTAGTGATGCAATGCAAATATATAACCACGTAAAGACAAGAAAGAAACACATCACGATAAAAAACTAAGTATGAATAAAATATGGAACCTAACCCTACCATATGTTCATAACATCTCCACAGTCTATTGAACACCAATAGCACATCAGAGAAATACACTATACTGAGTACCACATACACCAGCGAGTACTGACTAGAAAATCACAATGAAGCTGGAACTTGATAACTCAATTCCAATTGAAACTCATTGTGAGATCGGCCAATCAATCCTGAATCCATACACCAAACTACAGAGAACTGTGTAATTAAAGCAAGGAACCCTATAGATCGATTAAGAACATACGACATACCCACGCAGGCAGCCGCAGTAAAGTACAAACCCTACAGccacaaaaatcataaatattgggGCATATCCTACGTGAACGCCGTAAATGCTACCCAGATCCACGGACCCATGTCCCGATCAAGGGAGCTAAGAGATGAAGCGAAGCCATTATCTAGCCACACAATTCGGGTCAAAATCAATCTCTCGAGTATAGCCTCGAAGAGATCCACAACCTGACGCTCCAATAACCCGAACACTTCCTGATACCGATGGGATATTCGACACGGGGGGAGGAACCAACAGACAAACCAGGAGAGGTTGGGGAGGATCGGGGACTGGGTGGTACTTGCCTCGGCAGGTGGGAGAATGGCGGAGGAACCAGGAGTGGAGGCGCACGCCGTCGGCGGCGCGGAGCCAGACGTCCTCATAGATGAGTCGGAGGCGCGTGGGCGTGATGGGGTAGGCTCGCGGGAGACCAGGGAGCACGGGCACGTAGACGAGGCGCTCCTGCAGCGCCACCAGCGCCGCCAGACCCACCACCGCCATGCCCCCCGCGCCGTACACCAGCGCCTTGAGCCACCCCACCATCTCCGCCGCCGATGGGAAGGAAGGGCTCCGTCAGgcgggtggtggtggtgatgtgcGCGGTCGCCGCTGCTCTTTGACTCGCGTCGTCGGTCGGGGCCGGATTTGGGTTTTAGTCGGACGGGACGGGGCCTGCTTCGAGCCAGAGCTCAAGTGCGTCTAGGCCTGTAGGGACGGAAAAATTAACTGACCTGTGTAAGAACTCACGAAGTGAACCCAAACGCAAAAAAATTCATCCGTCTGACCCTTTCGTGTGGCGTCCGAAACCTAAGCGTCATACTATACTGTGTGACGTCTAAGTCGTCGGCGCCACACGCACCGACCACCTGGCAGGGAGGGCCCACCTCCAGGCAGTGCGACGCCTAAGGCTCAGGCGTCGCGCACTGTAAAGTGTGGCGCCAAAGGCTTAGACGCCACACTGCCACTTATCCAACCACGCGTcagcccccctcccccacccccccctcctcattcccctcccccatcCCTCTCCCACACTGTGTTCAAGTCGTCCCTTCATCAAATCCCTCTCTAAATCACCAAATAtgaaggtttggaccgggcatttgttgtccagtccctcccctaaggtaatccccacaTATCCCCTCATTCTCATCTAAACAAAATCTCTTGTGGTCATTTtgttgcaaatttgaggaaaccatagtttttcatgaaatgtgggatgtatatgatattgttgtatttgttcgtatgttaggataaggggtatgatggggttaggattagggttgtttggatgtttgcattatggttattttagggttaggattagggttgtttggatgtttgcattatggttgtgttagggttaggatagggttagggttagtgttATGGATGTTTGAAAGTTAGAAATATggtttatttttagtaagtagatattgtagtatttggatgattgcttataaaaatattgtatgttgtgttgtttagggatgggaaggacatgtgtttatgttcatcacgtggacaaggatgcatttctaaaaggcaatattgatccggactcggatgagcttgacatggtgttcgatttctatcctagctatgctgaattgttggaacaagttcGAAAGGATTTGAATTAGATGGagcctagtgatgtagttgagtttgatggtaggcataatgtgggattcggaatgcacattcgttggaagaccatgcgtgtcagcTCCGAGCagcgttggcttgcatacaaggatacggtggccgaatcactagacaaggctctagagttatttgccatcaaaacaaatgttTCTAACTTGCAGTTGGATTTGAACCAGGTTGCCTCTCCGATTGTTGAAGCTAGTCCTCCAcgcatcaacgaagaggccaacattgaacctctttcaGCACAACAATCTTGTATCCAACATGAACCATTGCtagaggctaatgatgagcacgatgatgatgagaatgatagtactgttcttcatgacaacagccttggtgatttggacaaatataatttgcaagagacaatggaccattctattccgtactcacgtggctatgcatctgagtctgacgatgagggtcccagtgaagaagttgatgaggaaggtttcacggcaaaggaggttgaagctttcacgaaggtattagggcgggatcaccggacaccattgttcgaggatcttagccttgcggacGAAGGCatggttgacggaggcgaaggcatattgtttggagttagacCACCTTCTCACCGGGAcaaacatgggaagaatattattttgccggggtcaaagttccAAACATTccttgaactgaagatgtggttggatgaatattctgttacgcattataggccacataaagttgttcattcaaacatgaagctacgttacacggttgcatgtgaggatagagggtgtccttggattgtccgtgcaagaccatggaaaagagggccaggatggaacattgtcagttgtatgaCTCACACGTGTCGatgcaagagggttgatggtgaCCTTTCatcgcaaagccatagacaactcacctctgagttcatcgcttataggctttccaactccatctcctctcttcctacaatgagcataaaaagcgtacaagaccttgtgaaagccctctttcactacgaggtaaaatatggtaaggcatggaaagcaaagcaagccgcattcaagatgttgtatggtgattgggagcaagcatacaaccgactacctaggttgttgggagctattgtcaccactaacccgggcatggttcatgtggtcgagacgtatggggagaaaacaaggattctcaatggaaatagggtccgcgtatttggccgtgcattttgggcatttgagcaatgtgtgagggcttttcAGCACTGTCGGCCGGTCATCTCCATCGATGACACGTTTTTGACCGaacaattcaagggcactttgttggttgcaatagcaagtgatgccaataaccggttgatgcctttggcttttgctttggttgaggcagagaacaatgttaactgggaatggttcttgcatattttgagaaccaaagtattaccgtttgaAAGGGAAATctgtgtcatatcggatcgccatcaaggcatacttaacgcggttgacattgtcattcccggccatgctcctttgcatcatcgatggtgcatgaggcatttctgtgcaaacttctaccaGGCATGcggtagcaaggagttggcggatgatcttcaagattgttgtcaagcattttcggacaaacgatttgcaagattgtacaacgctttgcttgcaaacaaaaaacttgatgcaggtgggcttgagtttctcAACAGGCACATTCAACTTCGGcccaagtgggcacgagcttatgacgaagatggccgaagatatggtcaaatgacaagtaacatagaagaatgcttcaaccgggtgctGAAGGGTGTCTGTGCAttgccggtgacggcaatagttcaatacacattcgacaagttgagagcatactttctaaagtactcgcaagaaacgGATGATCAGATTGCGGGGGAGAACAAGAAAAGGTACaagtaccagtttccaccaaaagttgacaaatggatggtatttgactcccaaacggctacgttgtacaacaacgaggattggacataccaagtgaatgagcccgggggaacgacaaacgatggccagcaacatggaaacagggcgttcaaggtatctttatcgttgtgtgattgctcttgtgggaggccaaggttgcttcatctcgcatgcttGCATTTGTACACGGCAACTCGCActaggaatgtggacgtcaaccatccactaaccgtgagggagtacgagttctcgatcatgaccatgaagcatacatgggctcctagatttgaaccatactttgaccaatcacaatggccggagtatcatggagtacaactatggcccgacccggagtggaaggttgtgaaatggggaagacgaaagacaaagcgttttagaggagacatggatggatggggccatggtggtggcagagaaatggagaacaaccaattccaagagcctactgagagatcacattgttaggcgccacacatgtgaaaacctactGGCATCTGAAGTGGACTTTCTGTTACTctctgtttcacatgtgtggcgcctaaggctcaggcgccacacatgtgaaacagagAGTAACAGATGCTTGGCTACTCTGTTTAACAAGAATTATTtttaaagaaaataaagcatggcTACTCTCTTTAACAAGAATTATTTTTGAAGTAAATAAAGCTTGGCTACTCTTTTAGTAAAGAAGGTCTAGGTGCCTTGGACAAGAAATCGGAGGAGGGTAGAGGTAACAGTTGTTTTTAGACGGCCAGTCTTGGTTGCCCGCTGTTTTTACAATTGTGGTCCTCGGTACACAATATGACCATGTTTTCGACTCCTCCACCATGGCCCACACAGGATACACAGTATGACCAGGGTGGATCCGAGATTCCTGTGTTGATTATGTATGAGATTCCTGTGTTGGTTATGTATGA
This window encodes:
- the LOC123425357 gene encoding alpha/beta hydrolase domain-containing protein WAV2 isoform X1, whose amino-acid sequence is MVGWLKALVYGAGGMAVVGLAALVALQERLVYVPVLPGLPRAYPITPTRLRLIYEDVWLRAADGVRLHSWFLRHSPTCRGPTILFFQENAGNIAHRLECVRLMMQRLQCNVFMLSYRGYGESEGYPSQSGITKDAQAALDHLLQRKDIDTSRIVIFGRSLGGAVGSVLAKNNPDKVSALILENTFTSILDMAGIMLPFLRWFIGGSSAKGPKLLNCVVRSPWSTLDVVAEVKQPILFLSGLQDELVPPSHMRMLYDKAVEHNRNCRFVDFPSGMHMDTWISGGDRYWRTIELFLDQYAPEVESSDVSCTSEIADDGDCSAPFHLKKPKL
- the LOC123425357 gene encoding alpha/beta hydrolase domain-containing protein WAV2 isoform X2, translated to MVGWLKALVYGAGGMAVVGLAALVALQERLVYVPVLPGLPRAYPITPTRLRLIYEDVWLRAADGVRLHSWFLRHSPTCRGPTILFFQENAGNIAHRLECVRLMMQRLQCNVFMLSYRGYGESEGYPSQSGITKDAQAALDHLLQRKDIDTSRIVIFGRSLGGAVGSVLAKNNPDKVSALILENTFTSILDMAGIMLPFLRWFIGGSSAKGPKLLNCVVRSPWSTLDVVAEVKQPILFLSGLQDELVPPSHMRMLYDKAVEHNRNCRFVDFPSGMHMDTWISGGDRYWRTIELFLDQYAPEVESSDVSCTSEIADDDKAA